A region from the Thermanaeromonas toyohensis ToBE genome encodes:
- a CDS encoding DUF881 domain-containing protein, with protein MRRFISLVGICFLSGLLVAWQLRTQLTSAAQNKKDTSLIEVIHALEQENKGLEERIATLRQKLEENQKNQARFENRLTGLQQQLDELKVSAGLVPLTGPGIIITLDDNTAGAQAAKTSSPATYNPENYIIHDKNILYLVNELKAAGAEGIAVNGQRLVTTSDIRCVGTVILVNSTRLAPPYEIKAIGDPEKLEAAILRSEEFTYLKSREFPVKLTKASQIVLPAYKGALPSQYVRPAN; from the coding sequence TTGCGCCGGTTTATCTCTTTAGTTGGAATATGTTTCCTTTCTGGACTGCTAGTGGCTTGGCAGCTACGCACCCAGCTCACCAGCGCTGCCCAAAACAAAAAAGATACTAGTCTAATCGAAGTGATCCATGCCCTAGAACAGGAGAACAAAGGATTAGAAGAAAGAATCGCTACTCTACGCCAAAAACTAGAAGAAAACCAAAAAAACCAAGCCCGCTTTGAGAACCGTTTGACCGGGTTGCAACAACAACTAGACGAACTTAAAGTGTCAGCTGGCCTGGTACCCCTCACAGGTCCTGGCATAATTATTACCTTAGATGATAACACTGCTGGGGCTCAGGCAGCTAAAACAAGTTCTCCTGCTACCTATAACCCAGAAAATTATATTATCCATGATAAAAATATCCTCTATTTGGTCAATGAATTAAAGGCTGCAGGGGCGGAGGGCATAGCTGTAAATGGCCAGCGTTTAGTAACTACTTCAGATATACGCTGCGTAGGTACAGTTATCCTGGTCAATTCTACTCGCTTGGCTCCGCCCTATGAGATAAAGGCTATAGGCGATCCAGAAAAGTTAGAGGCTGCCATCTTACGCTCAGAGGAATTCACTTATCTTAAGAGCCGGGAGTTTCCTGTTAAATTAACCAAAGCTTCCCAAATAGTGCTCCCTGCTTATAAAGGCGCTCTACCATCCCAATATGTTCGCCCAGCCAATTAA
- the cdaA gene encoding diadenylate cyclase CdaA, with protein MEALWSRLAELNFWDVLRLIVDIAIVSYVIYRFLLLIRGTRAVQLLKGLAVLVVASVVAEKLQLTTITWLLSQLRLVIVVALPVVFQPELRRALEQLGRGKFFARPFRLLGTEDMARVISELVRATQVLAKGKTGALIVVERETGLNDYIETGIRVDAVVSAELLINLFVPLTPFHDGAAIIRGDRVIAAGCFLPLSDSPYLSKQLGTRHRAALGISEISDAVVIVVSEETGAISVAEGGRLTRFLDERNLRELLQSLLLPQSNHSSFFWPWRS; from the coding sequence TTGGAAGCCCTCTGGTCACGCTTAGCAGAGTTAAATTTTTGGGATGTGTTGCGCCTTATTGTAGATATTGCTATAGTGTCTTATGTAATCTATAGGTTTCTTTTGCTTATCCGGGGAACCAGGGCGGTCCAATTGCTTAAAGGCCTAGCTGTGTTAGTGGTAGCTTCTGTAGTGGCAGAGAAATTGCAGCTTACTACCATTACTTGGCTTTTAAGCCAGCTCCGTTTAGTGATTGTGGTCGCCTTGCCGGTGGTCTTTCAACCGGAATTACGCCGCGCCCTGGAACAGCTTGGCCGGGGCAAATTTTTTGCTCGCCCTTTTAGGTTATTGGGTACGGAAGACATGGCCCGGGTTATAAGTGAATTGGTAAGGGCGACACAGGTGTTAGCTAAAGGCAAGACAGGGGCTTTAATTGTAGTAGAACGGGAAACGGGTCTCAACGATTATATTGAAACAGGCATCCGCGTGGATGCTGTGGTCTCGGCTGAGCTACTTATAAACTTATTTGTCCCCCTTACCCCCTTTCACGACGGGGCTGCTATCATTCGAGGCGATCGGGTGATAGCTGCGGGTTGTTTTCTCCCTCTTTCTGATAGCCCCTACCTCAGTAAGCAATTGGGTACTAGGCACCGGGCAGCTTTAGGGATAAGCGAGATTTCTGATGCAGTGGTTATAGTGGTTTCCGAAGAAACTGGAGCTATATCGGTGGCAGAAGGGGGACGGTTAACCCGCTTCCTGGACGAAAGGAACCTGCGAGAACTGCTACAAAGTTTGCTTTTACCGCAGTCCAATCATAGCTCCTTTTTCTGGCCCTGGAGGTCCTAA